In Citrobacter sp. RHB25-C09, the following proteins share a genomic window:
- the yvcK gene encoding uridine diphosphate-N-acetylglucosamine-binding protein YvcK encodes MRNRTLADLDRVVALGGGHGLGRVLSSLSSLGSRLTGIVTTTDNGGSTGRIRRSEGGIAWGDMRNCLNQLITEPSVASAMFEYRFGGNGELSGHNLGNLMLKALDHLSVRPLEAINLIRNLLKVDAHLIPMSELPVDLMAIDEQGHEVYGEVNIDQLATPPQELMLSPKVPTTREAVQAISEADLIIIGPGSFYTSLMPILLLDDLAQALRRTPAPMVYIGNLGRELSLPAASLTLVDKLAIMEQYVGKKVIDAVVVGPKVDVSAVRDRIVIQEVLEASDIPYRHDRHLLHSALEKAVQALG; translated from the coding sequence ATGCGCAATCGTACGCTAGCCGATTTAGATCGTGTTGTCGCCCTCGGCGGAGGGCATGGATTAGGACGCGTTCTCTCCTCTCTTTCCTCACTGGGTTCCCGTTTGACCGGTATTGTAACCACTACGGACAACGGCGGTTCCACAGGCCGTATTCGCCGTTCTGAGGGCGGTATCGCCTGGGGTGATATGCGCAACTGTCTGAACCAGTTAATTACCGAACCCAGCGTCGCCTCTGCGATGTTTGAGTATCGTTTTGGCGGTAACGGCGAACTTTCAGGACATAACCTTGGAAATTTGATGTTAAAGGCGCTCGATCACCTGAGTGTACGCCCTCTGGAGGCGATAAATTTAATTCGCAATCTTTTAAAGGTGGATGCGCACTTAATTCCCATGTCTGAGCTGCCGGTTGACCTGATGGCTATCGACGAACAGGGGCATGAGGTTTATGGCGAGGTTAATATCGACCAGTTAGCGACCCCGCCTCAGGAGTTGATGCTTTCGCCAAAGGTACCGACGACGCGCGAAGCAGTGCAGGCCATCAGCGAAGCGGATCTGATTATTATTGGACCGGGTAGTTTCTATACCAGCCTGATGCCCATCCTGCTGCTGGATGATTTAGCGCAGGCGCTGCGTCGCACTCCTGCGCCCATGGTGTACATCGGCAATCTGGGGCGCGAACTGAGCTTACCCGCCGCCAGCCTGACGCTCGTGGATAAGCTGGCAATCATGGAGCAGTACGTCGGTAAAAAAGTGATAGATGCCGTGGTGGTTGGGCCGAAGGTCGATGTTTCAGCCGTCAGGGACAGAATTGTGATTCAGGAGGTCCTGGAGGCCAGCGATATCCCCTATCGCCATGACCGTCATCTGCTGCACAGCGCGCTGGAAAAAGCGGTACAGGCGCTGGGGTAA
- the moaA gene encoding GTP 3',8-cyclase MoaA has translation MASQLTDAFARKFYYLRLSITDVCNFRCTYCLPDGYKPGGVTNNGFLTVDEIRRVTRAFASLGTEKVRLTGGEPSLRRDFTDIIAAVRENDAIRQLAVTTNGYRLARDAANWRDAGLTGINVSVDSLDARQFHAITGQDKFRQVMAGIDAAFEAGFEKVKVNTVLMRDVNHHQLDTFLEWIQARPIQLRFIELMETGEGSDLFRKHHISGQVLRDELLRRGWIHQLRQRSDGPAQVFCHPDYAGEIGLIMPYEKDFCATCNRLRVSSVGKLHLCLFGEGGISLRDLLEDDGQQAALQERIAVALREKKQTHFLHQNNTGITQNLSYIGG, from the coding sequence ATGGCCTCACAACTGACTGACGCTTTTGCGCGTAAGTTTTATTACTTGCGCTTGTCGATTACCGACGTGTGTAACTTCCGTTGCACCTACTGCCTGCCCGACGGCTACAAGCCCGGCGGTGTAACCAATAATGGTTTTCTTACCGTCGATGAAATTCGCCGGGTGACGCGTGCTTTCGCCAGTCTGGGCACTGAAAAAGTGCGCCTGACCGGGGGCGAACCTTCCTTGCGTCGTGACTTTACCGACATCATTGCCGCCGTGCGCGAAAACGACGCTATTCGCCAGCTTGCCGTCACCACAAACGGGTATCGACTGGCGCGTGATGCCGCCAACTGGCGCGATGCCGGCCTCACCGGGATCAACGTCAGCGTAGATAGCCTTGATGCTCGCCAGTTTCATGCCATTACCGGGCAGGATAAATTCCGTCAGGTCATGGCCGGTATTGACGCCGCGTTTGAGGCCGGGTTTGAGAAAGTCAAAGTGAATACCGTGCTGATGCGCGATGTGAACCATCACCAGCTCGATACCTTCCTGGAGTGGATCCAGGCGCGTCCCATCCAGTTGCGTTTCATTGAACTAATGGAAACGGGCGAGGGCAGCGACCTCTTTCGTAAACATCATATCTCCGGCCAGGTTCTGCGTGATGAACTGCTGCGTCGCGGCTGGATCCACCAGCTACGCCAGCGCAGCGACGGCCCGGCGCAGGTCTTTTGCCACCCCGACTACGCGGGCGAAATTGGCCTGATCATGCCGTATGAAAAAGATTTCTGCGCCACCTGTAACCGTCTGCGCGTCTCCTCCGTGGGTAAACTGCACCTCTGCCTGTTCGGTGAGGGGGGCATTAGCCTGCGCGATCTGCTGGAAGACGATGGGCAACAGGCCGCGCTGCAAGAGCGCATTGCCGTTGCGCTGCGCGAGAAAAAGCAGACCCATTTTCTGCATCAGAACAATACTGGTATTACGCAAAACTTATCTTACATTGGCGGCTGA
- the moaB gene encoding molybdenum cofactor biosynthesis protein B — MSQVSAEFIPTRIAILTISNRRGEEDDTSGHFLRDAAQEAGHEVVDKAIVKENRYAIRALVSAWIASENVQVVLITGGTGLTEGDQAPEALLPLFDREVEGFGEVFRMLSFEEIGTATLQSRAVAGVANKTLIFAMPGSTKACRTAWDNIIAPQLDARTRPCNFHPHLKK, encoded by the coding sequence ATGAGTCAGGTAAGCGCTGAATTTATCCCGACCCGCATTGCTATTCTTACGATATCTAACCGTCGCGGTGAAGAGGACGATACCTCCGGTCATTTTCTGCGTGACGCCGCGCAGGAGGCGGGGCACGAGGTTGTCGATAAAGCGATAGTGAAAGAGAACCGTTATGCCATTCGTGCGCTGGTGTCGGCGTGGATCGCCAGCGAGAACGTACAGGTGGTCCTGATCACCGGCGGCACCGGGCTTACCGAAGGCGACCAGGCGCCGGAAGCGCTGCTGCCGCTGTTTGACCGCGAAGTTGAAGGTTTTGGCGAAGTGTTCCGCATGCTGTCGTTTGAAGAGATCGGCACCGCAACATTGCAGTCGCGCGCAGTGGCTGGTGTGGCCAATAAAACGCTGATTTTCGCCATGCCGGGTTCCACTAAAGCCTGCCGTACCGCCTGGGACAACATCATTGCCCCGCAGCTTGATGCCCGCACGCGCCCGTGTAATTTTCACCCACATTTGAAGAAATAA
- the moaC gene encoding cyclic pyranopterin monophosphate synthase MoaC, whose translation MSQLTHINAAGEAHMVDVSAKAETVREARAEAFVTMHSETLAMIIDGSHHKGDVFATARIAGIQAAKRTWELIPLCHPLLLSKVEVQLQAEPEHSRVRIESLCRLTGKTGVEMEALTAASVAALTIYDMCKAVQKDMVIGPVRLLAKSGGKSGDFKADSDD comes from the coding sequence ATGTCGCAACTGACCCACATTAACGCCGCTGGCGAAGCGCATATGGTAGATGTTTCTGCCAAAGCGGAAACCGTTCGTGAAGCGCGCGCCGAAGCCTTTGTCACCATGCACAGCGAAACGTTGGCGATGATTATTGACGGCAGCCACCATAAGGGCGACGTGTTCGCTACCGCGCGCATTGCCGGAATTCAGGCGGCAAAACGCACCTGGGAGCTGATCCCGCTGTGCCATCCGCTGCTGCTGAGTAAGGTGGAAGTGCAGCTTCAGGCCGAGCCTGAGCATAGTCGCGTGCGTATTGAATCGCTGTGCCGACTCACCGGCAAAACCGGCGTAGAGATGGAAGCGTTGACGGCCGCATCCGTTGCCGCGTTGACCATCTACGACATGTGTAAAGCGGTGCAAAAGGATATGGTGATTGGCCCGGTACGCCTGCTGGCGAAAAGCGGCGGTAAGTCCGGAGATTTTAAGGCGGATTCCGATGATTAA
- the moaD gene encoding molybdopterin synthase sulfur carrier subunit, translating into MIKVLFFAQVRELVGTDTLDVAPDFPTVEALREHLAAQGNRWALALEDGKLLAAVNQTLVSLDHPLAAGDEVAFFPPVTGG; encoded by the coding sequence ATGATTAAGGTTTTATTTTTCGCTCAGGTTCGCGAACTGGTCGGTACCGATACGCTGGACGTCGCGCCAGACTTTCCGACGGTTGAGGCGCTGCGGGAACATCTGGCGGCACAGGGTAATCGTTGGGCGCTGGCGCTTGAGGACGGCAAACTGCTTGCCGCCGTCAACCAGACGCTGGTCAGCCTCGATCATCCGCTGGCGGCGGGTGATGAAGTTGCCTTCTTTCCTCCCGTCACCGGAGGCTGA
- the moaE gene encoding molybdopterin synthase catalytic subunit MoaE codes for MSESKIVVGTAPFSVGEEYPWLAERDEDGAVVTFTGKVRNHNLGDSVKALTLEHYPGMTEKALAEIVDEARNRWPLGRVTVIHRIGELWPGDEIVFVGVTSAHRSSAFEAGQFIMDYLKTRAPFWKREATPEGDRWVEARDSDQQAAKRW; via the coding sequence ATGAGTGAAAGCAAAATTGTGGTAGGAACCGCACCGTTTAGCGTCGGGGAAGAGTATCCCTGGCTTGCCGAACGTGATGAAGACGGTGCGGTCGTTACCTTTACCGGAAAAGTGCGCAACCATAATCTTGGCGATAGCGTGAAAGCGCTGACTCTTGAGCACTATCCCGGAATGACTGAAAAAGCGCTGGCGGAAATTGTTGACGAGGCGCGCAACCGCTGGCCGTTAGGGCGCGTTACGGTCATTCACCGCATCGGCGAACTGTGGCCGGGTGATGAAATTGTCTTCGTTGGCGTGACCAGCGCGCATCGCAGTAGTGCTTTTGAAGCCGGGCAGTTCATTATGGATTATCTGAAAACCCGCGCCCCGTTCTGGAAGCGCGAAGCCACGCCGGAAGGCGACCGCTGGGTGGAAGCCCGCGATAGCGACCAGCAGGCGGCAAAGCGCTGGTAG
- a CDS encoding Bax inhibitor-1/YccA family protein: MDRFPRSESIVQSRSGLQTYMAQLYGWMTVGLLLTAFIAWYAANSSAFMELLYTNRIFFFGLVIAQLAVVFVLSGLVNRLSAGVMTTLFMLYSVLTGLTLSSIFIIYTASSIASTFVVTGGMFGVMSLWGYTTKRDLSGWGNMLFMALIGIILASLVNFWLKSEALMWAVTYIGVVVFVGLTAYDTQKLKNIGEQIDVRDTSNLRKYSILGALTLYLDFINLFLMLLRIFGNRR; encoded by the coding sequence ATGGACCGGTTTCCACGATCCGAATCTATCGTGCAGTCCCGTTCTGGTCTGCAAACTTATATGGCGCAGTTGTACGGCTGGATGACTGTCGGCTTGCTGCTAACGGCGTTTATTGCCTGGTATGCGGCGAACTCCAGTGCGTTCATGGAGCTGTTGTATACCAACAGGATCTTTTTCTTCGGCCTGGTGATCGCGCAACTTGCCGTCGTGTTTGTTTTGTCGGGGTTGGTCAACAGACTGAGCGCAGGGGTGATGACAACGCTGTTTATGCTCTATTCGGTACTCACCGGCCTGACGCTTTCCAGTATTTTTATTATTTATACGGCCTCTTCCATTGCCAGCACCTTTGTGGTCACTGGCGGGATGTTTGGCGTAATGAGCCTGTGGGGTTACACCACGAAGCGCGATCTCAGCGGCTGGGGCAACATGCTCTTTATGGCGCTGATTGGCATCATTCTGGCTTCGCTGGTCAACTTCTGGCTGAAAAGCGAAGCGCTGATGTGGGCAGTAACCTATATCGGGGTCGTGGTGTTTGTTGGTCTGACGGCGTATGACACCCAGAAACTGAAGAATATTGGTGAGCAGATTGATGTGCGCGACACGTCAAATCTGCGTAAATATTCGATTCTTGGCGCGTTAACCCTGTATCTGGACTTTATTAACCTGTTCCTGATGCTGCTGCGTATCTTCGGCAACCGCCGCTAA
- a CDS encoding YbhN family protein, whose product MAKSHPRWRLTKKILTWLFFIAVIVLLVVYARQVNWEDVWKVIRDYNRVALLSAVGLVILSYLLYGCYDLLARAYCGHKLAKRQVMLVSFICYAFNLTLSTWVGGIGMRYRLYSRLGLPGGTITRIFSLSITTNWLGYILLGGIIFTFGVVQLPAHWYIDESTLRILGVVLLFIIAVYLWFCAFAKHRHMTIKGQKLVLPSWKFALAQMAISSANWMVMGAIIWLLLGQQINYFFVLGVLLVSSIAGVIVHIPAGIGVLEAVFLALLKGEHTSQGIIIAALLAYRVLYYFIPLLLALVCYLVLESRAKKLRAKNEKAMAK is encoded by the coding sequence ATGGCGAAATCACATCCGCGCTGGCGGCTGACGAAAAAAATCCTCACCTGGCTGTTTTTTATCGCCGTCATCGTGCTGTTGGTGGTGTACGCACGTCAGGTGAACTGGGAGGATGTCTGGAAGGTCATTCGGGATTATAACCGCGTCGCACTGTTAAGCGCCGTGGGACTGGTGATCCTCAGTTATCTGCTGTACGGCTGTTATGATCTGTTGGCCCGCGCCTACTGCGGGCATAAGCTGGCCAAACGGCAGGTCATGCTGGTGTCCTTTATCTGCTATGCCTTTAACCTGACCTTAAGCACATGGGTTGGCGGGATTGGGATGCGCTATCGTCTGTATTCGCGTCTCGGACTGCCGGGTGGGACGATTACGCGTATTTTCTCGCTCAGTATTACCACCAACTGGCTGGGCTATATTTTGCTCGGCGGGATCATTTTCACCTTTGGCGTGGTGCAACTGCCCGCCCACTGGTATATCGACGAAAGTACGCTGCGGATATTGGGCGTGGTGCTGCTGTTCATTATCGCCGTTTACCTCTGGTTCTGCGCCTTTGCCAAACATCGCCATATGACCATAAAAGGGCAAAAACTGGTGCTGCCTTCATGGAAGTTTGCCCTCGCTCAAATGGCAATCTCCAGCGCGAACTGGATGGTCATGGGGGCGATTATCTGGCTGCTACTGGGGCAGCAGATAAACTATTTCTTTGTGCTGGGTGTTCTACTGGTCAGTAGCATCGCAGGGGTGATTGTGCATATTCCGGCGGGGATTGGCGTGCTGGAAGCCGTATTCCTTGCGCTGTTAAAAGGTGAGCACACTTCGCAGGGAATTATCATCGCCGCCCTGCTCGCCTATCGTGTGCTGTATTACTTTATTCCGTTACTGCTGGCGCTGGTCTGTTATCTGGTGCTGGAGAGTCGGGCGAAGAAACTGCGCGCAAAAAACGAAAAAGCGATGGCGAAGTAA
- the clsB gene encoding cardiolipin synthase ClsB translates to MKCTWREGNQIQLLENGDQYYPAVFKAIGEAQQRIILESFIWFEDDVGRQLHAALLAAAKRGVKAEVLLDGYGSPDLSDEFVGELTSAGVVFRYYDPRPRVFGMRTNVFRRMHRKIVVIDTRVAFVGGINYSAEHMSDYGPEAKQDYAVRVEGPIVADILQFEVENLPGQSAVRRWWRRHHRAEENRQPGEAQALFVWRDNEEHRDDIERHYLKMLTQARREVIIANAYFFPGYRLLHAMRKAARRGVRVKLVVQGEPDMPIVKVGARLLYNYLVKGNVQVYEYRRKPLHGKVALMDDHWATVGSSNLDPLSLSLNLEANLIIHDRQFNQTLRENLNAIIAQDCKRVDESMLPKRTWWNLSKSVLAFHFLRHFPALVGWLPAHTPHLAQVDPPAQPTMETQDRVEAQDTGAKP, encoded by the coding sequence ATGAAATGCACCTGGCGCGAAGGTAATCAGATTCAGTTACTGGAGAATGGTGACCAGTACTATCCTGCGGTATTTAAGGCAATTGGCGAAGCGCAGCAAAGGATTATCCTCGAAAGTTTTATCTGGTTTGAGGATGACGTGGGTAGACAACTTCATGCAGCGCTATTGGCCGCAGCAAAACGCGGCGTCAAAGCCGAAGTGCTGCTGGATGGCTACGGCTCGCCGGATCTTAGCGACGAGTTTGTCGGCGAACTCACCTCGGCAGGGGTGGTCTTCCGCTACTACGATCCGCGGCCACGCGTGTTCGGTATGCGCACTAACGTCTTTCGCCGAATGCACCGCAAAATAGTGGTGATTGACACCCGCGTCGCCTTTGTCGGCGGAATTAACTATTCCGCCGAACATATGTCCGACTATGGACCCGAAGCCAAGCAGGATTACGCGGTACGCGTAGAAGGGCCGATTGTCGCCGATATCTTACAGTTTGAAGTGGAAAACCTGCCCGGCCAGAGCGCCGTGCGCCGCTGGTGGCGCCGTCACCACCGTGCTGAGGAAAACCGCCAGCCCGGCGAAGCTCAGGCGCTGTTTGTCTGGCGCGATAACGAGGAGCACCGCGACGACATCGAACGTCATTATCTGAAGATGCTCACTCAGGCTCGTCGGGAAGTGATTATCGCAAACGCCTATTTCTTCCCCGGCTACCGCCTGCTTCACGCCATGCGTAAGGCAGCGCGACGCGGCGTACGCGTGAAGCTGGTCGTGCAGGGTGAACCGGATATGCCCATTGTGAAAGTCGGCGCTCGCCTGCTGTACAACTATCTGGTCAAGGGCAACGTGCAGGTCTATGAGTACCGACGCAAGCCCTTACATGGCAAGGTGGCGCTGATGGACGATCACTGGGCAACGGTCGGGTCAAGCAATCTGGATCCGCTCAGCCTGTCGCTCAATCTGGAAGCCAATTTGATCATTCACGACCGCCAGTTTAATCAGACTCTGCGCGAAAACCTCAACGCCATCATCGCCCAGGACTGTAAGCGGGTAGATGAATCTATGTTACCTAAACGGACCTGGTGGAACCTGAGCAAAAGCGTGCTGGCGTTCCACTTCTTACGCCATTTCCCGGCGCTCGTCGGCTGGCTTCCCGCGCATACACCGCATCTGGCCCAGGTTGATCCGCCTGCCCAACCCACAATGGAAACCCAGGATCGCGTTGAGGCGCAAGATACAGGAGCAAAACCCTGA
- a CDS encoding endonuclease/exonuclease/phosphatase family protein, translating to MSGQTQRFSFKVLTINTHKGFTAFNKRFILPELRDAVRTVSADIVCLQEVMGAHEVHPLHVENWPDTTHYEFLADTMWSDYAYGRNAVYPEGHHGNAVLSRYPIEHFENRDVSVGGSEKRGVLYCRIVPPQLKKPIHVMCVHLGLREAHRQEQLAMLAEWVNALPKDEPVLVAGDFNDWRQRANHPLKVTAGLEEIFTRAHGRPARTFPVSLPLLRLDRIYVKNANASSPTALPLRNWRHLSDHAPLSAEIHL from the coding sequence ATGAGCGGACAAACACAGCGATTTTCATTCAAAGTGCTCACCATTAATACGCACAAGGGCTTCACCGCCTTTAATAAACGCTTCATTTTGCCGGAGCTGCGGGATGCAGTACGCACGGTGAGCGCCGACATAGTCTGCCTGCAGGAGGTGATGGGCGCTCATGAGGTACATCCACTGCACGTCGAGAACTGGCCTGACACCACCCACTACGAATTTCTCGCCGATACCATGTGGAGCGACTACGCCTATGGCCGTAATGCGGTTTACCCGGAAGGCCATCATGGCAACGCGGTGCTTTCGCGCTATCCCATAGAACATTTTGAAAACCGCGATGTTTCGGTGGGCGGGAGTGAAAAACGCGGCGTGCTTTATTGCCGCATTGTGCCGCCGCAGCTCAAGAAACCTATCCACGTGATGTGCGTGCATCTGGGCCTGCGCGAAGCCCATCGCCAGGAACAGCTTGCGATGCTGGCGGAATGGGTAAACGCCCTGCCAAAAGACGAACCGGTGCTGGTAGCTGGTGATTTCAACGACTGGCGCCAGCGGGCCAACCATCCGTTAAAAGTCACTGCGGGGCTGGAAGAGATCTTTACCCGCGCCCATGGCCGTCCGGCGCGCACTTTTCCGGTCAGCCTGCCCCTACTGAGGCTTGACCGCATTTACGTCAAGAATGCCAACGCCAGTTCGCCGACAGCGCTGCCGCTGCGCAACTGGCGACATCTCTCGGACCATGCCCCCCTTAGCGCGGAGATCCATCTATGA
- a CDS encoding YbhQ family protein, translating to MRWQQRVRVATGLSCWQIMLHLLVVAMLVMGWMSGTLVRVGLGLCVAYGVTVLLMLALQRHHEQRWRDVADVLEELTTTWYFGAALIVLWLLSRVLQNNILLALAGLVILAGPAVVSLLAKDKKLHNFASKHRIRR from the coding sequence ATGAGGTGGCAACAACGTGTTCGTGTCGCAACGGGGTTAAGTTGCTGGCAGATTATGTTGCATTTACTGGTAGTGGCGATGCTGGTAATGGGCTGGATGAGCGGCACGTTAGTGCGCGTCGGGCTCGGATTATGTGTGGCTTACGGTGTGACCGTACTGTTGATGCTGGCGCTGCAGCGCCATCACGAACAGCGCTGGCGAGACGTTGCCGATGTGCTGGAAGAACTGACTACCACCTGGTATTTCGGCGCCGCGCTGATTGTGCTGTGGCTGCTTTCCAGAGTACTGCAAAACAATATCCTGCTGGCGTTAGCGGGCCTGGTCATACTTGCCGGACCCGCCGTCGTGTCTCTGCTGGCTAAGGACAAAAAGTTACATAATTTTGCGTCTAAACATCGCATACGCCGCTGA
- a CDS encoding ABC transporter permease yields MFHRLWTLIRKELQSLLREPQTRAILILPVLIQVLLFPFAATLEVTNATIAIYNEDNGKHSVELTQRFARASAFTHVLLLKSPQDIQPTIDTQKALLLVRFPADFSRNLDTFQSAPMQLILDGRNSNSAQIAANYLQQIVKNYQQELMEGKPKPNNSELVVRNWYNPNLDYKWFVVPSLIAMITTIGVMIVTSLSVAREREQGTLDQLLVSPLTTWQIFIGKAVPALIVATFQATIVLAIGIWAYQIPFAGSLALFYFTMVIYGLSLVGFGLLISSLCSTQQQAFIGVFVFMMPAILLSGYVSPVENMPVWLQNLTWINPIRHFTDITKQIYLKDASLQIVWGSLWPLLVIAATTGSAAYAMFRRKIM; encoded by the coding sequence ATGTTTCATCGTTTATGGACGCTCATTCGTAAAGAACTCCAGTCGCTGCTGCGCGAACCGCAGACCCGTGCAATTCTGATTCTGCCAGTCCTGATTCAGGTGCTGCTGTTTCCTTTTGCCGCGACGCTGGAGGTGACGAATGCCACTATCGCAATCTATAACGAAGATAACGGTAAGCATTCGGTGGAGCTTACGCAGCGCTTCGCCCGAGCCAGCGCCTTTACGCACGTCCTGCTGCTGAAAAGTCCGCAGGACATTCAACCGACCATCGATACGCAAAAAGCGCTGCTGCTGGTGCGTTTCCCCGCCGACTTCTCGCGTAATCTGGATACCTTTCAGTCCGCTCCGATGCAGCTCATCCTTGATGGACGTAACTCCAACAGTGCGCAGATCGCAGCGAACTACCTTCAGCAAATCGTCAAAAATTATCAACAGGAGCTGATGGAAGGTAAGCCGAAGCCCAATAACAGCGAACTGGTGGTGCGCAACTGGTACAACCCAAATCTTGATTACAAATGGTTTGTGGTACCGTCGCTGATTGCGATGATTACCACCATTGGCGTGATGATCGTGACGTCGCTGTCGGTCGCACGGGAGCGTGAACAGGGTACGCTGGACCAACTGCTGGTATCCCCGCTGACCACCTGGCAAATTTTTATCGGCAAAGCGGTACCGGCGCTGATCGTCGCCACGTTCCAGGCCACTATCGTGCTGGCCATTGGGATCTGGGCGTATCAGATCCCGTTTGCCGGCTCGCTAGCGCTGTTTTATTTCACCATGGTGATTTATGGGCTGTCCCTGGTGGGCTTCGGACTGTTGATCTCATCGCTCTGCTCAACTCAGCAGCAGGCATTTATCGGCGTGTTTGTTTTCATGATGCCTGCGATATTGCTGTCTGGATATGTGTCACCGGTTGAGAATATGCCGGTCTGGTTACAAAACCTGACCTGGATAAACCCAATCCGCCACTTTACGGATATCACCAAGCAGATCTATTTGAAGGACGCGAGTTTGCAGATTGTCTGGGGAAGTTTGTGGCCGCTGTTGGTGATTGCGGCCACAACGGGTTCAGCGGCGTATGCGATGTTTAGACGCAAAATTATGTAA
- a CDS encoding ABC transporter permease: MRNPLLSWRRVRALCVKETRQIVRDPSSWLIAVVIPLLLLFIFGYGINLDSSKLRVGILLEQQSEEALDFTHTMTGSPYIDATISDNRHELIEKMQAGRIRGLVVIPVDFAQQMARANDTAPIQVITDGSEPNTANFVQGYVEGIWQIWQMQRAEDRGEKFEPLIDVQTRYWFNPAAISQHFIIPGAVTIIMTVIGAILTSLVVAREWERGTMEALLSTEVTRVELLLCKLIPYYFLGMLAMLLCMLVSVFILGVPYRGSLLLLFFITSLFLLSTLGMGLLISTMTRNQFNAAQVALNAAFLPSIMLSGFIFQIDSMPAVIRAVTYIIPARYFVSTLQSLFLAGNIPVVLIINVLFLIASAVMFIGLTWIKTKRRLD, from the coding sequence ATGCGTAATCCCCTTCTCTCCTGGCGTCGCGTGCGCGCCCTGTGCGTCAAGGAGACGCGGCAGATCGTCCGCGATCCCAGTAGTTGGCTCATTGCTGTGGTGATCCCGCTGCTGCTGCTGTTTATCTTTGGTTACGGCATCAATCTGGATTCCAGCAAACTGCGGGTGGGCATTTTGCTTGAGCAGCAAAGCGAAGAGGCACTGGACTTCACCCATACGATGACCGGCTCGCCGTACATCGACGCCACCATCAGCGATAACCGTCACGAACTGATAGAGAAGATGCAGGCCGGGCGCATCCGTGGGTTAGTGGTGATCCCGGTTGATTTCGCCCAGCAGATGGCGCGCGCGAACGACACCGCCCCCATTCAGGTTATTACCGACGGCAGTGAGCCGAATACCGCTAACTTCGTGCAGGGTTACGTCGAGGGCATCTGGCAGATTTGGCAGATGCAGCGCGCGGAAGATCGCGGCGAAAAGTTTGAACCGTTGATCGACGTGCAAACCCGCTACTGGTTTAACCCGGCGGCCATCAGCCAGCATTTTATCATTCCCGGCGCGGTGACGATTATCATGACGGTAATTGGGGCGATCCTGACCTCACTGGTGGTCGCCCGTGAATGGGAGCGCGGCACTATGGAGGCGCTGCTCTCCACCGAAGTCACTCGTGTTGAACTGCTGCTGTGCAAGCTCATTCCCTACTATTTTCTCGGCATGCTGGCGATGCTGCTCTGTATGCTGGTGTCGGTGTTTATTCTTGGCGTTCCTTATCGCGGTTCGCTGTTGCTGCTGTTTTTTATCACCAGCCTGTTTTTACTCAGCACACTGGGAATGGGGTTGCTCATCTCAACGATGACGCGCAATCAGTTTAACGCCGCGCAGGTTGCCCTGAACGCCGCTTTTTTACCCTCGATTATGCTGTCGGGCTTTATTTTTCAGATAGACAGTATGCCAGCGGTGATCCGCGCGGTGACCTACATTATTCCGGCTCGCTATTTTGTCAGCACGCTGCAAAGCCTGTTTCTTGCCGGAAATATTCCAGTGGTGCTGATTATCAACGTGCTGTTTTTGATCGCCTCGGCGGTGATGTTTATTGGCCTGACGTGGATAAAAACCAAACGTCGGTTAGATTAA